A portion of the Carya illinoinensis cultivar Pawnee chromosome 11, C.illinoinensisPawnee_v1, whole genome shotgun sequence genome contains these proteins:
- the LOC122280887 gene encoding NEP1-interacting protein-like 1 isoform X1: protein MEGGWFSGITKVALRSKEAAISGFRTGFLIRVMKRVASAIFTCIFALGGAMVGVFIGVIKGQTTETGFLNGAVIGAVTGALSGIQLLESAADSESLSKTALLVSIMNGKVFMEWVCPAVLKAYQWQDRTLDTTNREVSDIYDIGGVRGLSYCCIQTFPMHKFHYSSKKIKSCPDFCCSICIQDFKEQDPVRELPNCGHLFHQYCIDKWLTRQGTCPLCREHVSDEIDAL from the exons ATGGAGGGCGGGTGGTTTTCTGGCATAACAAAGGTCGCATTGAGGTCTAAAGAGGCTGCAATTAGTGGTTTTAGAACTGGGTTTTTAATCAGAGTGATGAAGAGAGTAGCTTCTGCTATATTCACCTGCATTTTTGCATTGG GAGGTGCTATGGTGGGAGTATTTATTGGAGTCATCAAAGGCCAGACCACAGAAACTGGGTTCCTAAATGGAGCAGTGATAGGAGCTGTGACAGGGGCCCTTTCAGGCATTCAACTATTGGAATCAGCAGCTGATTCTGAGTCATTGTCTAAG ACTGCTCTCCTAGTTAGTATAATGAACGGGAAGGTCTTCATGGAATGGGTATGTCCTGCAGTGCTAAAAGCCTATCAGTGGCAA GATAGGACCCTTGACACAACTAATCGAGAAGTTTcagatatatatgatattggtGGAGTTAGAGGATTATCCTACTGCTGCATCCAAACGTTTCCCATGCATAAGTTCCATTATTCTAGCAAGAAGATCAAATCCTGTCCTGATTTCTGTTGCTCCATTTGCATACAG GATTTCAAGGAACAAGACCCTGTGAGAGAACTTCCCAACTGTGGACACCTCTTTCATCAGTACTGCATAGACAAGTGGCTAACCCGACAAGGCACTTGCCCATTATGTAGAGAACATGTTTCTGATGAAATCGATGCATTGTAA
- the LOC122280887 gene encoding NEP1-interacting protein 2-like isoform X2 — MEGGWFSGITKVALRSKEAAISGFRTGFLIRVMKRVASAIFTCIFALGGAMVGVFIGVIKGQTTETGFLNGAVIGAVTGALSGIQLLESAADSESLSKTALLVSIMNGKVFMEWVCPAVLKAYQWQIYMILVELEDYPTAASKRFPCISSIILARRSNPVLISVAPFAYRISRNKTL, encoded by the exons ATGGAGGGCGGGTGGTTTTCTGGCATAACAAAGGTCGCATTGAGGTCTAAAGAGGCTGCAATTAGTGGTTTTAGAACTGGGTTTTTAATCAGAGTGATGAAGAGAGTAGCTTCTGCTATATTCACCTGCATTTTTGCATTGG GAGGTGCTATGGTGGGAGTATTTATTGGAGTCATCAAAGGCCAGACCACAGAAACTGGGTTCCTAAATGGAGCAGTGATAGGAGCTGTGACAGGGGCCCTTTCAGGCATTCAACTATTGGAATCAGCAGCTGATTCTGAGTCATTGTCTAAG ACTGCTCTCCTAGTTAGTATAATGAACGGGAAGGTCTTCATGGAATGGGTATGTCCTGCAGTGCTAAAAGCCTATCAGTGGCAA atatatatgatattggtGGAGTTAGAGGATTATCCTACTGCTGCATCCAAACGTTTCCCATGCATAAGTTCCATTATTCTAGCAAGAAGATCAAATCCTGTCCTGATTTCTGTTGCTCCATTTGCATACAG GATTTCAAGGAACAAGACCCTGTGA